One region of Anaeromyxobacter paludicola genomic DNA includes:
- a CDS encoding bifunctional hydroxymethylpyrimidine kinase/phosphomethylpyrimidine kinase, producing MLIAAGHDPSGGAGLLADLSAVEAAGARGWAAAAAVTAQGQGGARGYCAVTPELLVAQVDALVGGPERIAAVKVGMIGSARNAAALAARLRRAPLARVPVVVDPVLAATSGAALFDPGPLTLLHAFEPLFERAALATPNLLELRTLTGLPVRTDAEAIQAARRLGCRAVLVKGGHRRGAPVDLLVEGRRVTRFEGRRRKGTARGTGCRLASAVAALLAQRLPLAEAVARGKALVERYLDGAAG from the coding sequence GTGCTCATCGCCGCCGGCCACGACCCGAGCGGCGGGGCGGGGCTCCTGGCCGACCTCTCGGCGGTCGAGGCGGCGGGCGCGCGCGGCTGGGCCGCCGCCGCGGCCGTCACCGCGCAGGGGCAGGGCGGCGCGCGCGGCTACTGCGCCGTCACGCCGGAGCTGCTGGTGGCGCAGGTGGACGCGCTCGTCGGCGGGCCGGAGCGGATCGCCGCGGTGAAGGTGGGCATGATCGGGAGCGCCCGGAACGCCGCGGCGCTGGCGGCCCGCCTGCGCCGGGCGCCGCTGGCGCGCGTGCCGGTGGTGGTGGACCCGGTGCTCGCCGCCACGAGCGGCGCCGCGCTCTTCGATCCCGGACCGCTCACGCTCTTGCACGCCTTCGAGCCGCTCTTCGAGCGGGCGGCGCTCGCCACGCCGAACCTCCTCGAGCTCCGAACGCTCACCGGCCTTCCGGTCCGGACCGACGCCGAGGCGATCCAGGCGGCGCGCCGGCTCGGCTGCCGCGCGGTGCTGGTGAAGGGCGGCCACCGCCGGGGCGCCCCGGTGGACCTGCTCGTGGAGGGGCGCCGCGTCACCCGCTTCGAGGGCCGCCGCCGTAAGGGCACCGCCCGCGGCACCGGCTGCCGGCTCGCGAGCGCCGTGGCGGCGCTGCTGGCGCAGCGGCTCCCGCTCGCCGAGGCGGTGGCGCGGGGGAAGGCGCTGGTGGAGCGGTACCTGGACGGCGCCGCGGGGTAG
- a CDS encoding lysozyme inhibitor LprI family protein, translating into MPFDREDPGDAMRWAATAVATMLAAGPHEGLGQQPGPAACDRPETTIEMRACAAASLEAAEKDLQQIYSKVLSKLTDESHRKALRASQEAWQRYRDAEVRLEGALYEGGTIRPQIELYCRASITRARSEELRRLLAENFDR; encoded by the coding sequence GTGCCATTCGACCGCGAGGATCCGGGGGACGCGATGAGATGGGCTGCAACCGCGGTGGCGACGATGCTTGCCGCTGGACCGCACGAGGGACTCGGTCAGCAGCCCGGCCCTGCCGCCTGCGACCGCCCCGAGACGACGATCGAGATGAGGGCGTGCGCCGCAGCCAGCCTGGAAGCGGCGGAGAAGGACCTGCAGCAGATCTATTCCAAGGTGCTTTCCAAGCTGACAGATGAGTCGCACAGGAAGGCGCTCCGGGCGTCCCAGGAGGCGTGGCAGAGATACCGCGACGCCGAGGTTCGGCTCGAAGGCGCGCTGTACGAAGGCGGGACGATACGGCCCCAGATCGAGCTGTACTGCAGGGCCAGCATCACGCGCGCTCGCTCGGAGGAGCTGCGCCGACTTCTCGCGGAGAATTTCGACCGCTGA
- the dnaB gene encoding replicative DNA helicase — MPQDDLARRTPPPPVQLPGGLDLPHNLEAEQAVLGALLIDETAFDQVAPILKTEDFYLLAHQHVFSVCVELSQQSKAIDPVLIQQRLDAKGLLGAAVPTDLVFTLFRGVGTAGNVGHYAAVVADLSRLRRMMMAAQGVVARGHRAGDRVGDFLQEAQAEIAAAAEGSRASTLRSVNEAVMVALEKLEAVHKRELEGQSHITGVPTGLPTLDDKTLGLQPGALVILAARPSVGKTALALNFAAHAAVKMEKRVAFFSLEMPSDQLAMRLLAADAKLDSERVAKGKLGQSDWDKVGISGDRVGRARIWFDDNFVLTPLDLLAKCRKIAREAGGLDLVCVDYLQLMQAPASNRASQSREQEIATISRGLKALAKELSCPVLALSQLNRAVEKRKGERPVLADLRESGAIEQDADIVMFLHRPEPEKEEQEAHMNSDVVDVELVVAKHRQGALGIIPMVFFRKYTLFAEKTQHGGGPG, encoded by the coding sequence ATGCCCCAGGACGATCTCGCGCGCCGGACCCCGCCCCCTCCGGTGCAGCTCCCCGGCGGCCTCGATCTCCCGCACAACCTCGAGGCCGAGCAGGCGGTCCTCGGGGCCCTGCTCATCGACGAGACCGCCTTCGATCAGGTGGCCCCCATCCTCAAGACGGAGGACTTCTACCTCCTCGCCCACCAGCACGTCTTCTCGGTCTGCGTGGAGCTGTCGCAGCAGTCGAAGGCGATCGATCCGGTGCTGATCCAGCAGCGGCTCGACGCCAAGGGGCTCCTCGGCGCGGCCGTGCCGACCGACCTCGTCTTCACCCTGTTCCGGGGCGTCGGGACCGCCGGCAACGTCGGCCACTACGCCGCGGTGGTGGCCGACCTCTCCCGGCTGCGGCGGATGATGATGGCCGCCCAGGGCGTGGTGGCCCGCGGGCACCGCGCCGGCGACCGGGTGGGCGACTTCCTCCAGGAGGCCCAGGCCGAGATCGCCGCCGCCGCCGAGGGCTCGCGCGCGAGCACCCTCCGCAGCGTGAACGAGGCGGTGATGGTGGCCCTCGAGAAGCTCGAGGCGGTCCACAAGCGCGAGCTCGAGGGGCAGTCGCACATCACCGGCGTGCCGACCGGGCTCCCCACCCTCGACGACAAGACCCTCGGGCTGCAGCCCGGCGCGCTCGTGATCCTGGCCGCCCGCCCCTCGGTCGGAAAGACCGCCCTCGCCCTCAACTTCGCGGCCCACGCGGCGGTGAAGATGGAGAAGCGGGTGGCCTTCTTCTCGCTCGAGATGCCGTCCGACCAGCTCGCCATGCGCCTCCTCGCCGCCGACGCCAAGCTCGACTCGGAGCGGGTGGCGAAGGGCAAGCTCGGCCAGAGCGACTGGGACAAGGTGGGCATCTCCGGCGACCGGGTGGGGCGCGCCCGCATCTGGTTCGACGACAACTTCGTGCTCACCCCGCTCGACCTGCTCGCCAAGTGCCGCAAGATCGCCCGCGAGGCGGGCGGGCTCGACCTCGTCTGCGTGGACTACCTGCAGCTCATGCAGGCGCCGGCGTCGAACCGCGCCAGCCAGTCGCGCGAGCAGGAGATCGCCACCATCAGCCGCGGCCTGAAGGCCCTCGCGAAGGAGCTCTCCTGCCCGGTGCTGGCGCTCTCGCAGCTCAACCGCGCCGTCGAGAAGCGCAAGGGCGAGCGCCCCGTGCTCGCCGACCTCCGCGAGTCGGGCGCCATCGAGCAGGACGCCGACATCGTCATGTTCCTCCACCGCCCCGAGCCGGAGAAGGAGGAGCAGGAGGCGCACATGAACTCCGACGTCGTGGACGTGGAGCTGGTGGTGGCGAAGCACCGCCAGGGCGCGCTCGGCATCATCCCCATGGTCTTCTTCCGCAAGTACACGCTCTTCGCGGAGAAGACGCAGCACGGGGGAGGGCCGGGGTAG
- a CDS encoding PilZ domain-containing protein has translation MLAPRVSRRSFEEKNRLVLDGLRPLDAADLRVWEQGRDWLAARALADETGAVKRRHPRARVTVQAHLAGYGGAFTDDLGFGGVALRTHRKPPLKRGDEAFVRLKLSGRSVYVSGEVSWTDATRLGISIRGIHPGDERLLQALVCEKLLHRWEGLN, from the coding sequence ATGCTCGCGCCGCGCGTCTCGCGCCGCTCCTTCGAGGAGAAGAACCGGCTGGTCCTCGACGGGCTGCGGCCGCTCGACGCGGCCGACCTCCGCGTCTGGGAGCAGGGGCGCGACTGGCTCGCGGCCCGCGCGCTCGCGGACGAGACCGGCGCGGTCAAGCGCCGCCACCCGCGAGCGCGCGTGACCGTCCAGGCGCACCTCGCCGGCTACGGCGGCGCCTTCACCGACGACCTCGGCTTCGGCGGCGTGGCCCTGCGCACCCACCGCAAGCCGCCGCTGAAGCGCGGCGACGAGGCCTTCGTCCGGCTCAAGCTGTCGGGCCGCTCGGTCTACGTGTCGGGAGAGGTGAGCTGGACCGACGCGACCCGGCTCGGGATCTCCATCCGCGGGATCCACCCCGGGGACGAGCGGCTCCTGCAGGCCCTGGTCTGCGAGAAGCTTCTCCACCGCTGGGAAGGGCTCAACTGA
- a CDS encoding beta-propeller domain-containing protein produces MRVHACLGAAVALVLACSGSTGPRDPGQVDFLSQPPGGGRGGPAVPTGAPATTDGASGAATPRPVVESDLYQRQGDTLLVLDAWRGLLVLDLADPLQPRLLSRVPVLGEPVHLYRRGDVAFFGVRGAFEYAPSAGGAGPEALFGSELLAVDVSQPAAPQVLSRFRLDGELIESRIVGDVLYTVARRSGWWALGPPPGGVVAVGSAGGTGVAGGGAPAGADDLSVASFDLGDPRDVRQVQALTLDVTGWDAHAAIAACADPARCGSAARIVLSLSGYAPGGPTTRFQPIDVSDPGGALVAGASFDAEGAVLDRFAMDFDPASGLFRAALANGTSGGTLRLWRAPDVSAAVPAGSLTVGDGEALTAARFDGARAYLSTAARIDPLFVLDTSDPDHPVSLGQADLPGWLDALEPRGDQLLALGHAPGPSGAGATLALSLFDLSGGAPVKLSQVPFGATWGFVAASRDDLRKALTVVDGAGLVLVPVQGYDWQRQAWSGGTQLFDWTPGAPGPLVLRGFLSHPGFITRAFPLDGAAVRLAALSDEALQLLDASDRDHPAELARLELSRPVNALAIVRGAAAELCGELTTGRQELVVAPASEPDSASPLARLALPDGAARLFQDGDLLWLLTSDWRTGTAALLAVDLSDPAHPRLRGRLDLTPEEAGSWFAGSWGWGDQAVLAGKVLALHRAGGGYAVPLAAAAPGGAAAGAPADEVRLFDLADPDHPRRAAVVALPSGGWSWGLAAAGPYLWITHLEWVPDDAQGRVRYYVDRIDAGDPDRPVLLPKVNVPGVFAGASGSGARLYTLEGTWGDAPTTALHALDLTADGKARLAASATLPGWGGGALLAGGQAYLETWPADAGGARLAAVELASMRVTSNEPLPVAWGSLARAAGGKLFLQAGWYRSGVLVYDLADPARPAFERFVRTNGWIADVVVDGATAYLPSGPYGVQTVALGP; encoded by the coding sequence ATGCGCGTTCACGCGTGCCTCGGCGCTGCCGTCGCGTTGGTGCTCGCCTGCTCCGGCTCCACCGGTCCCCGCGATCCGGGGCAGGTGGACTTCCTGTCGCAGCCTCCCGGCGGCGGGCGCGGCGGCCCGGCCGTGCCGACCGGCGCGCCGGCCACCACCGATGGCGCGAGCGGCGCGGCGACGCCCAGGCCGGTGGTCGAGTCGGATCTCTACCAGCGCCAGGGCGACACGCTCCTCGTCCTCGACGCCTGGCGCGGGCTGCTGGTGCTGGACCTCGCCGACCCGCTCCAGCCGCGCCTCCTCTCGCGGGTCCCGGTGCTCGGCGAGCCCGTCCACCTCTACCGGCGCGGCGACGTGGCCTTCTTCGGCGTGCGCGGCGCGTTCGAGTACGCGCCCTCGGCCGGGGGCGCGGGGCCGGAGGCCCTCTTCGGCTCGGAGCTCCTCGCGGTGGACGTGTCGCAGCCGGCCGCGCCGCAGGTGCTCTCGCGCTTCCGGCTCGACGGCGAGCTCATCGAGAGCCGCATCGTCGGGGACGTGCTCTACACGGTGGCGCGCCGCTCTGGCTGGTGGGCGCTCGGGCCCCCTCCGGGCGGCGTCGTCGCGGTGGGGTCGGCGGGGGGCACGGGCGTGGCGGGCGGCGGCGCCCCGGCCGGCGCGGACGACCTGTCGGTGGCGAGCTTCGACCTCGGCGACCCGCGCGACGTGCGCCAGGTGCAGGCGCTCACCCTCGACGTCACCGGCTGGGACGCGCACGCCGCCATCGCCGCCTGCGCGGACCCGGCCCGCTGCGGGAGCGCGGCGCGGATCGTGCTCTCGCTGTCCGGCTACGCGCCCGGCGGTCCGACCACGCGCTTCCAGCCGATCGACGTCTCCGATCCGGGCGGCGCGCTCGTGGCCGGCGCGTCCTTCGACGCCGAGGGCGCCGTCCTCGACCGCTTCGCGATGGACTTCGACCCGGCGAGCGGCCTCTTCCGCGCGGCGCTGGCGAACGGGACGAGCGGGGGCACGCTCCGGCTCTGGCGCGCGCCGGACGTCTCGGCGGCGGTCCCGGCCGGCTCGCTCACGGTCGGCGACGGCGAGGCGTTGACCGCCGCCCGCTTCGACGGGGCGCGCGCCTACCTCTCCACGGCGGCGCGCATCGACCCGCTCTTCGTGCTCGACACCTCCGACCCCGATCACCCGGTGAGCCTGGGGCAGGCCGACCTGCCCGGCTGGCTCGACGCGCTCGAGCCGCGCGGCGACCAGCTCCTCGCGCTCGGCCACGCGCCCGGTCCCAGCGGCGCCGGCGCGACCCTGGCGCTGTCGCTCTTCGACCTGTCCGGCGGCGCGCCGGTCAAGCTGTCCCAGGTGCCCTTCGGCGCGACCTGGGGCTTCGTGGCCGCCTCGCGCGACGACCTGCGCAAGGCGCTCACCGTGGTGGACGGGGCGGGCCTGGTGCTCGTGCCGGTGCAGGGCTACGACTGGCAGCGCCAGGCCTGGAGCGGCGGCACGCAGCTCTTCGACTGGACGCCGGGGGCGCCGGGCCCGCTCGTCCTGCGCGGCTTCCTCTCCCACCCGGGCTTCATCACCCGGGCCTTCCCGCTCGACGGCGCGGCGGTGCGCCTCGCCGCCCTCTCGGACGAGGCCCTGCAGCTCCTCGACGCCTCCGACCGCGACCACCCGGCCGAGCTGGCGCGGCTCGAGCTGTCCCGCCCGGTGAACGCGCTCGCCATCGTGCGCGGCGCGGCGGCGGAGCTCTGCGGAGAGCTCACGACCGGCCGCCAGGAGCTGGTGGTGGCGCCGGCGAGCGAGCCGGACTCGGCGTCGCCGCTGGCGCGGCTCGCCCTCCCCGACGGCGCCGCGAGGCTCTTCCAGGACGGCGACCTCCTCTGGCTCCTCACCTCCGACTGGCGCACCGGGACCGCGGCGCTCCTCGCGGTCGACCTCTCCGATCCGGCGCACCCGCGGCTGCGTGGCCGGCTCGACCTCACCCCCGAGGAGGCGGGGAGCTGGTTCGCCGGGTCCTGGGGCTGGGGCGACCAGGCGGTGCTCGCCGGGAAGGTGCTGGCGCTCCACCGGGCGGGCGGGGGCTACGCCGTGCCGCTCGCGGCGGCCGCGCCGGGCGGAGCGGCGGCCGGCGCCCCGGCCGACGAGGTGCGGCTCTTCGACCTCGCCGACCCCGACCACCCGCGCCGCGCCGCCGTGGTCGCGCTCCCGAGCGGCGGCTGGTCCTGGGGGCTGGCGGCGGCGGGGCCCTACCTCTGGATCACCCACCTCGAGTGGGTGCCGGACGACGCGCAGGGGCGGGTCCGCTACTACGTGGATCGGATCGACGCCGGCGATCCCGACCGGCCGGTGCTCCTGCCCAAGGTGAACGTGCCCGGCGTCTTCGCCGGCGCGAGCGGCAGCGGCGCGCGGCTCTACACGCTCGAGGGGACCTGGGGCGACGCGCCCACCACCGCGCTCCACGCGCTCGACCTCACGGCGGACGGGAAGGCGCGGCTCGCGGCGAGCGCCACCTTGCCGGGCTGGGGCGGCGGGGCGCTCCTCGCGGGCGGCCAGGCCTACCTCGAGACCTGGCCCGCCGACGCCGGCGGCGCGCGGCTCGCGGCGGTGGAGCTCGCCTCGATGCGGGTCACCTCGAACGAGCCGCTGCCGGTGGCGTGGGGCTCGCTCGCCCGGGCGGCGGGCGGGAAGCTCTTCCTGCAGGCCGGGTGGTACCGGAGCGGCGTGCTGGTCTACGACCTCGCCGACCCGGCGCGGCCCGCCTTCGAGCGGTTCGTGCGCACCAACGGCTGGATCGCCGACGTGGTGGTGGACGGCGCGACGGCCTACCTGCCGAGCGGGCCGTACGGGGTGCAGACGGTGGCGCTCGGGCCGTAG
- a CDS encoding MFS transporter yields the protein MPVGTSAATHSFRALRHRNFRLFVVGQFISLIGTWMQTVALGWLIYRLTHSPFLLGLAGFLGQIPSLFFSPLAGVLADRWNRHRMVIGTQVLFMAQALALAALVLSGKATIPEILGLNLLLGFISAADVPARQSFMIELVPDPRDLPNAIALNSSVFNVARLVGPSIAGVVIGLLSEGLAFLLNGLSYVAVIGALLAIRVPPRARRAAAAPNVWAHLAEGLRYAGGFAPIRAALLLLALVGLVGTPFSVLMPMFASDVLGGGAHTLGFLVASIGLGALAGALFLARRRTVRGLGSVIVWAVSAFGAGLIALALARTQWLACGVLAVVGFGMMVHMASTNTILQTLVDPDKRGRVMSLYTVAFMGTMPLGSLAAGALAGRLGAPLTVALGGAACLVAGALFARELPALRAQVRPIYERLGIAPEVATGIQASEEPPAPS from the coding sequence ATGCCGGTCGGGACGAGCGCCGCCACCCACAGCTTCCGCGCCCTGCGGCACCGCAACTTCCGGCTGTTCGTGGTCGGGCAGTTCATCTCGCTCATCGGCACCTGGATGCAGACGGTGGCGCTCGGCTGGCTCATCTACCGCCTGACCCACTCGCCCTTCCTGCTCGGGCTGGCGGGCTTCCTCGGGCAGATCCCGAGCCTGTTCTTCTCGCCGCTCGCCGGCGTCCTCGCCGACCGCTGGAACCGGCACCGGATGGTCATCGGCACGCAGGTGCTCTTCATGGCCCAGGCGCTGGCGCTCGCGGCGCTCGTGCTCTCGGGGAAGGCCACCATCCCCGAGATCCTGGGGCTGAACCTCCTGCTCGGGTTCATCAGCGCCGCCGACGTGCCGGCGCGCCAGTCGTTCATGATCGAGCTGGTGCCGGATCCGCGGGACCTGCCGAACGCGATCGCGCTCAACTCCTCGGTCTTCAACGTGGCCCGCCTCGTGGGCCCGTCCATCGCCGGCGTGGTGATCGGGCTCCTCAGCGAGGGGCTGGCGTTCCTGCTGAACGGGCTCAGCTACGTCGCCGTGATCGGGGCCCTGCTCGCCATCCGCGTGCCGCCCCGGGCGCGCCGCGCCGCGGCCGCGCCGAACGTCTGGGCGCACCTCGCCGAGGGGCTCCGCTACGCCGGCGGGTTCGCGCCCATCCGCGCCGCGCTCCTGCTGCTCGCCCTGGTGGGGCTCGTGGGCACGCCCTTCAGCGTCCTCATGCCGATGTTCGCGAGCGACGTGCTGGGCGGGGGCGCCCACACCCTCGGGTTCCTGGTGGCCTCCATCGGCCTCGGGGCGCTCGCCGGGGCGCTGTTCCTCGCCCGCCGCCGGACGGTGCGCGGCCTCGGGTCGGTCATCGTGTGGGCGGTCTCGGCCTTCGGGGCCGGGCTCATCGCGCTCGCGCTGGCGCGGACCCAGTGGCTCGCCTGCGGGGTGCTCGCGGTGGTCGGCTTCGGGATGATGGTCCACATGGCGTCCACCAACACCATCCTCCAGACGCTGGTGGACCCGGACAAGCGCGGGCGGGTGATGAGCCTCTACACCGTCGCGTTCATGGGGACCATGCCGCTCGGCAGCCTGGCCGCCGGCGCGCTCGCGGGCCGGCTCGGCGCGCCGCTCACGGTCGCGCTCGGCGGCGCCGCCTGCCTCGTCGCGGGCGCCCTCTTCGCCCGCGAGCTCCCGGCGCTGCGCGCGCAGGTCCGACCCATCTACGAGCGGCTCGGCATCGCCCCCGAGGTCGCCACCGGGATCCAGGCGAGCGAGGAGCCCCCGGCGCCGTCCTGA
- the metH gene encoding methionine synthase yields the protein MTFREAAERRVLVFDGAMGTQIQGQQLKPADFGGQDGANDLLTLTRPDLIEAIHGRYFAAGCDVVETNTFGSSRLKLDEYGLGHRTYEVNFRAAILARRAAERHATPGQPRFVAGSIGPTGMLPSSSDPALSNITPRALEQIFAEQARGLVEGGVDAVIIETQQDILELRAAVLAVDEVRREALRDVFVIAQPTLIDQNGRMLLGTDIASALATLERLPVDAVGLNCSTGPAEMRESVRLLCERSSKLVSVLPNAGLPENVEGKAVYKLSPEALAEALAGFVEELGVDLVGGCCGTTPAHMRAVVERLARVTVPRRKRPAPLPVLSSAMKAVPLDLEPRPLIVGERVNAQGSRKVKELLLADDYAGLLRIARDQVEAGAHVLDVCVALNEREDEGHQMRTLTRLLAQAVDAPLMIDSTEADVVETALRSYPGRCIVNSVNLEKSGERVKKVVPLVKRYGAAVVAMTIDEKGMAQTAERKAEIAKRTVAIAAEYGLAPDALCFDALTFTLATGSAEYRHSAVETLEGIRRIKAEHPGVFTCLGVSNVSFGLAKPAREVLNSVFLFHAVKAGLDLAIVNPKDLRPYPAIPEEERTLAEDLIFDRREDALARLIEHFAGKAPQAAVAAEDLFAGKTAEERIHLQILHRRPEGIEALLDEALTRRSAVDVLNSVLLPAMKDVGDRFGAGELILPFVLQSAEVMKRAVAHLERFLDRVEGVTKGKVVLATVYGDVHDIGKNLVKTILANNGYTVFDLGKQVPVATVIEKAVEVGADAIGLSALLVSTSKQMPYCVEELARRGLEFPVIIGGAAINRRFGYRAHFLQDGSAYPGGVFYARDAFEGLEIVEALASPEKRAAFQAQVREKAIANRDSPVSGAPKPRAEPAGRRLVKPAARVPRAPFLGRKVIPAGEIPVRALWPHLDLDELFKLQWGVKLKGDAYRRAIETEFGPKLEALKAEVEREGWLTPRVVYGYFPCHADGNDLVLLDPEGRRQELARLQFPRQGEEPFLCLPDYFREEPGADVCALQVVTVGSDASRVAHELQEQGDYARALFLHGLAVEAAEALAELWHRRVRAELGLPDGQGKRYSPGYPSWPELTDQRQLWRVLDPEPAIGVSLTEADQMVPEQSTSAIVLHHPDAVYYTIR from the coding sequence GTGACTTTTCGAGAAGCGGCAGAGCGGCGCGTCCTGGTCTTCGACGGCGCCATGGGGACCCAGATCCAGGGGCAGCAGCTCAAGCCCGCCGACTTCGGCGGGCAGGACGGGGCCAACGACCTCCTCACGCTGACCCGGCCGGACCTCATCGAGGCGATCCACGGCCGCTACTTCGCCGCCGGCTGCGACGTGGTGGAGACCAACACCTTCGGGTCGTCGCGGCTCAAGCTCGACGAGTACGGGCTCGGCCACCGCACCTACGAGGTGAACTTCCGGGCCGCCATCCTGGCCCGCCGCGCCGCGGAGCGGCACGCCACCCCCGGCCAGCCCCGCTTCGTGGCCGGCTCCATCGGCCCGACCGGCATGCTGCCGTCGTCCTCCGACCCGGCGCTCTCCAACATCACCCCGCGAGCGCTGGAGCAGATCTTCGCCGAGCAGGCGCGCGGCCTCGTCGAGGGCGGCGTGGACGCCGTCATCATCGAGACCCAGCAGGACATCCTCGAGCTGCGCGCGGCGGTGCTGGCGGTGGACGAGGTGCGGCGCGAGGCGCTGCGCGACGTCTTCGTCATCGCCCAGCCGACCCTCATCGACCAGAACGGCCGGATGCTGCTCGGGACCGACATCGCGAGCGCGCTCGCCACCCTGGAGCGGCTCCCGGTGGACGCGGTCGGCCTCAACTGCTCCACCGGCCCCGCCGAGATGCGGGAGAGCGTGCGGCTGCTCTGCGAGCGGTCGAGCAAGCTCGTCTCGGTGCTCCCCAACGCCGGCCTCCCCGAGAACGTGGAGGGGAAGGCGGTCTACAAGCTCTCCCCGGAGGCGCTGGCCGAGGCGCTGGCGGGCTTCGTGGAGGAGCTGGGCGTGGACCTGGTGGGCGGCTGCTGCGGCACCACCCCGGCCCACATGCGGGCGGTGGTGGAGCGGCTCGCCCGCGTCACCGTGCCCCGCCGCAAGCGCCCGGCCCCGCTGCCGGTGCTCTCGTCGGCCATGAAGGCGGTGCCGCTCGACCTCGAGCCCAGGCCGCTCATCGTGGGCGAGCGGGTCAACGCGCAGGGCTCGCGCAAGGTGAAGGAGCTGCTCCTCGCCGACGACTACGCGGGGCTCCTGCGCATCGCCCGGGACCAGGTGGAGGCGGGCGCCCACGTGCTCGACGTCTGCGTGGCGCTCAACGAGCGCGAGGACGAGGGTCACCAGATGCGCACCCTCACGCGCCTGCTCGCGCAGGCCGTGGACGCGCCGCTGATGATCGACTCGACCGAGGCCGACGTGGTCGAGACCGCGCTGCGGAGCTACCCCGGCCGCTGCATCGTCAACTCGGTCAACCTCGAGAAGAGCGGCGAGCGGGTGAAGAAGGTGGTCCCGCTGGTGAAGCGCTACGGCGCGGCGGTGGTCGCGATGACCATCGACGAGAAGGGCATGGCCCAGACCGCCGAGCGCAAGGCCGAGATCGCGAAGCGCACGGTGGCCATCGCGGCCGAGTACGGGCTCGCACCCGACGCGCTCTGCTTCGACGCCCTCACCTTCACGCTCGCCACCGGCTCGGCCGAGTACCGGCACAGCGCCGTGGAGACGCTCGAGGGCATCCGGCGCATCAAGGCCGAGCACCCCGGCGTCTTCACCTGCCTCGGCGTCTCCAACGTGAGCTTCGGGCTCGCGAAGCCGGCGCGCGAGGTGCTGAACTCGGTCTTCCTCTTCCACGCGGTGAAGGCGGGGCTCGACCTCGCCATCGTGAACCCCAAGGACCTCCGCCCCTACCCGGCCATCCCGGAGGAGGAGCGCACCCTCGCCGAGGACCTGATCTTCGACCGCCGCGAGGACGCGCTCGCGCGGCTCATCGAGCACTTCGCCGGCAAGGCGCCGCAGGCGGCGGTCGCCGCCGAGGACCTCTTCGCCGGCAAGACCGCCGAGGAGCGGATCCACCTGCAGATCCTCCACCGCCGGCCGGAGGGGATCGAGGCGCTCCTGGACGAGGCGCTCACGCGCCGCTCCGCGGTGGACGTGCTCAACTCGGTCCTGCTCCCGGCGATGAAGGACGTGGGCGACCGGTTCGGCGCGGGCGAGCTCATCCTGCCCTTCGTGCTCCAGTCGGCCGAGGTGATGAAGCGGGCGGTGGCCCACCTGGAGCGGTTCCTCGACCGCGTCGAGGGGGTCACGAAGGGGAAGGTGGTGCTCGCGACCGTGTACGGCGACGTGCACGACATCGGCAAGAACCTCGTGAAGACCATCCTCGCCAACAACGGCTACACGGTCTTCGACCTCGGCAAGCAGGTGCCGGTGGCGACGGTGATCGAGAAGGCGGTGGAGGTGGGCGCCGACGCCATCGGCCTCTCCGCGCTGCTCGTCTCCACCTCGAAGCAGATGCCCTACTGCGTGGAGGAGCTGGCGCGGCGCGGGCTCGAGTTCCCGGTGATCATCGGCGGCGCCGCCATCAACCGGCGCTTCGGCTACCGCGCCCACTTCCTCCAGGACGGGAGCGCCTACCCGGGCGGCGTGTTCTACGCCCGTGACGCCTTCGAGGGGCTCGAGATCGTGGAGGCGCTCGCGAGCCCGGAGAAGCGGGCCGCCTTCCAGGCCCAGGTGCGCGAGAAGGCGATCGCCAACCGCGACTCGCCGGTGAGCGGGGCGCCGAAGCCGCGCGCCGAGCCGGCGGGGCGGCGGCTGGTGAAGCCGGCGGCGCGGGTGCCGCGGGCGCCGTTCCTCGGGCGCAAGGTGATCCCGGCCGGCGAGATCCCGGTCCGCGCGCTCTGGCCGCACCTCGACCTCGACGAGCTCTTCAAGCTGCAGTGGGGCGTGAAGCTCAAGGGCGACGCCTACCGCCGGGCCATCGAGACCGAGTTCGGCCCGAAGCTCGAGGCGCTGAAGGCGGAGGTGGAGCGGGAGGGCTGGCTCACGCCGCGGGTGGTCTACGGCTACTTCCCCTGCCACGCCGACGGGAACGACCTCGTGCTGCTCGACCCGGAGGGGCGCCGGCAGGAGCTGGCGCGGCTCCAGTTCCCGCGCCAGGGCGAGGAGCCGTTCCTCTGCCTCCCCGACTACTTCCGCGAGGAGCCCGGCGCCGACGTCTGCGCGCTGCAGGTGGTCACCGTCGGCAGCGACGCCTCGCGCGTGGCGCACGAGCTCCAGGAGCAGGGCGACTACGCGCGCGCCCTCTTCCTGCACGGCCTCGCGGTGGAGGCGGCGGAGGCGCTCGCCGAGCTCTGGCACCGCCGCGTCCGCGCCGAGCTCGGGCTGCCCGACGGCCAGGGCAAGCGGTACTCCCCGGGCTATCCGTCCTGGCCGGAGCTCACCGACCAGCGCCAGCTCTGGCGGGTGCTCGACCCCGAGCCGGCCATCGGCGTCTCGCTCACCGAGGCCGACCAGATGGTGCCGGAGCAGAGCACCTCGGCCATCGTGCTCCACCACCCGGACGCGGTGTACTACACGATCCGGTAG